The Moorella glycerini genomic interval GCCTCGGCGACATGATGGCCGTTGCGCCCGGCGAGCTTTTGCACGTGGAGGGTCAGGCCGCTGTGGTTAACAAAAGCCCGCAGGAATTCCTCCAGCAGTTCTGTCTCCAGGCTGCCGATCCGGCCCGGGGGCAGGTCCAGGTTACAAGCAAGGTAGGGCCGGCCGCTGAAGTCCAGGGCCACCTGGACCAGGGCCTCATCCATGGGTACCAGGGCGCTGCCGTAGCGATTAATCCCGGCTTTATCGCCCAGGGCCTTTTTGATGGCCTCTCCCAGGCAGATACCGATATCTTCCACAGTATGGTGA includes:
- the hisB gene encoding imidazoleglycerol-phosphate dehydratase HisB yields the protein MTREALIERQTTETSIRVKLDLDGSGKWQGSSGIPFFDHLLAQLARHGLLDLKIWAEGDLEVDNHHTVEDIGICLGEAIKKALGDKAGINRYGSALVPMDEALVQVALDFSGRPYLACNLDLPPGRIGSLETELLEEFLRAFVNHSGLTLHVQKLAGRNGHHVAEALFKALGRAMREAASRDPRVEGPPSTKGSLD